The Flavobacterium faecale genome has a segment encoding these proteins:
- a CDS encoding hemolysin family protein: MSEIALISARKNRLESSAKKGNKSAKIALELANSPNKFLSTVQIGITLIGILTGIYSGDKITMDVQNYVATFDVLKPYAAPVGVGIVVVILTFVSLVLGELLPKRIGLNYPESIAKSVAMPMKIVSIVTAPFIWLLTTSTEFLLKVMQIKPSADGKVTEEEIKAIIKEGTEGGEVQAIEQDIVERVFHIGDRKINSLMTHRKAVVLLPLDSNKVEARASILQEIHSIYPVYRDNYDDIVGVVELKNIFADIENDDFSLQKSMAPAHYMMEYTSVYKALEEFKKSSIRYAIVSDEYGVFQGMITLNDILEALVGDASEFNKEEFKLVENQDGSWFVDGHYSLHDFLTYFELDDLINDYEVTTVSGLIMTELTHIPKEGEILIWQKMELTVIDMDGAKIDKVMVKAIKH, translated from the coding sequence ATGTCTGAAATCGCATTGATCTCAGCAAGAAAAAACCGTTTGGAATCATCTGCAAAAAAAGGGAACAAAAGTGCCAAAATAGCACTAGAATTGGCAAACTCCCCAAACAAATTTTTGTCAACAGTACAAATCGGAATTACCCTAATCGGAATTTTGACTGGTATCTATAGTGGTGACAAAATCACGATGGATGTCCAAAATTATGTGGCTACGTTTGATGTACTTAAACCTTATGCTGCACCCGTAGGAGTTGGTATAGTTGTAGTTATATTAACTTTCGTTTCATTGGTATTGGGAGAATTATTACCCAAACGAATTGGGTTAAATTATCCCGAATCAATCGCCAAATCAGTAGCGATGCCCATGAAAATCGTTTCGATTGTTACGGCGCCGTTTATTTGGTTACTTACCACTTCTACCGAATTTTTGTTAAAGGTGATGCAAATCAAACCTTCAGCAGATGGTAAGGTAACAGAGGAAGAAATTAAAGCCATCATCAAAGAAGGTACAGAGGGTGGAGAAGTGCAAGCGATAGAACAAGATATCGTAGAACGTGTTTTTCATATTGGGGATCGAAAAATCAATTCATTGATGACCCATAGAAAAGCAGTGGTGTTGCTACCTCTAGATTCAAACAAAGTCGAGGCTCGTGCTTCGATTCTTCAAGAGATTCACTCTATCTATCCCGTTTATCGTGATAATTACGATGATATCGTTGGAGTAGTAGAACTGAAAAATATTTTTGCAGATATTGAAAATGACGATTTTAGTTTGCAAAAAAGCATGGCGCCTGCACATTATATGATGGAGTACACGTCTGTGTATAAGGCGTTGGAAGAATTTAAAAAATCAAGTATTCGTTACGCAATTGTGTCCGATGAATATGGTGTTTTTCAAGGTATGATTACCTTAAACGATATCTTGGAAGCATTGGTTGGTGATGCCTCTGAGTTTAATAAAGAAGAGTTTAAATTAGTAGAAAATCAAGACGGTAGTTGGTTCGTAGACGGTCACTATTCTTTACACGATTTTTTAACTTATTTTGAATTAGATGATTTAATCAATGATTACGAAGTTACAACCGTAAGTGGATTAATCATGACCGAATTAACACACATACCCAAAGAAGGCGAAATTCTTATTTGGCAAAAAATGGAATTAACAGTCATCGATATGGATGGCGCAAAGATTGATAAAGTAATGGTGAAAGCCATTAAACATTAA
- the obgE gene encoding GTPase ObgE — protein sequence MTEGNFVDYVKIFVSSGKGGKGSTHLHREKFIEKGGPDGGDGGRGGHVILVGSKSLWTLFHLKFARHVKAGHGGDGGGARSTGSDGDDKYIEVPLGTVVKDKETGEILFEITDDGEKQVLSRGGKGGLGNWHFRSSTNQTPRYSQPGLPGTEMDVILELKVLADVGLVGFPNAGKSTLLSVLTSAKPKIADYPFTTLKPNLGIVAYRDFQSFVIADIPGIIEGAAEGKGLGHYFLRHIERNSTLLFLVPVDTPDIKGEYDILVNELTKYNPEMLDKERLLVISKCDMLDESLQAELKIELDEAFKDIPYMFISSVAQQGLTELKDKLWKMLND from the coding sequence ATGACGGAAGGGAATTTTGTAGATTACGTAAAAATATTTGTTTCATCTGGTAAAGGTGGAAAAGGATCTACTCACTTACATAGAGAAAAATTTATTGAAAAAGGTGGGCCAGATGGTGGTGATGGTGGTCGTGGTGGACACGTAATCTTGGTTGGAAGCAAAAGTCTTTGGACTTTGTTTCACCTTAAATTTGCTCGTCACGTCAAAGCTGGTCACGGTGGAGATGGAGGAGGAGCACGTAGTACAGGTTCTGATGGTGATGATAAATACATCGAAGTACCATTGGGAACCGTAGTAAAAGATAAAGAAACAGGCGAAATCCTTTTTGAAATTACCGATGACGGAGAGAAACAAGTTCTTTCTCGCGGTGGTAAAGGTGGATTGGGTAACTGGCACTTTAGAAGTTCTACAAACCAAACGCCAAGATATTCTCAGCCTGGATTACCAGGAACGGAGATGGATGTGATTTTAGAATTGAAAGTCTTGGCAGATGTTGGTTTAGTAGGTTTCCCGAATGCGGGTAAATCAACTTTACTATCTGTACTAACTTCTGCAAAACCAAAAATTGCCGATTACCCGTTTACAACCCTAAAACCAAACTTAGGAATCGTAGCCTACAGAGATTTTCAATCGTTTGTAATTGCCGATATCCCTGGAATTATTGAAGGTGCGGCAGAAGGAAAAGGTCTAGGACATTACTTTTTACGTCATATTGAGCGTAATTCGACACTATTGTTCCTAGTTCCTGTTGATACGCCAGACATCAAAGGAGAATACGATATTTTGGTAAACGAATTGACAAAATACAACCCGGAAATGCTTGACAAAGAGCGTTTGTTGGTGATCTCAAAATGTGACATGTTAGACGAAAGTTTACAAGCAGAGCTTAAAATAGAACTAGACGAAGCGTTCAAAGACATACCTTATATGTTTATCTCTTCTGTTGCCCAACAAGGTTTGACAGAGCTGAAAGACAAATTATGGAAAATGTTGAATGATTAA